The window AATTGCTGAAGAAGGTTGTCCTGTAAGTCAGGCTTTCAGTTTTGAAATTAGTCTGAATGCTACTTTAACAAACTAAGCATAAGCTAAAACCTACATTGTCATTCCGCAGGAATCTAAGCAAAGAATTTATTTTAAACAGTTGAAATTCCTACTGAATGATAAACTTAAAAACATAAGATAGTAATTAGATTATCAATAGAAACGGGCTTTTCGCCCGTTTTTTTAATGCAAAATCAATTCAATTGGTTTTAAACGATTCATCTTTTATATTTCAATAAATACTTTAATAAAATTTTAACCTGAAATAAAATATACCGAATGGTATATATGTGTATATTTGTACGTTGATTTTTGAAGATGTCAAAAGCAGAAAAGACAAAACAATTCATTATTGAGAAAACGGCAACTTTGTTTAATACCAAAGGTTATACCGCTACGTCTTTATCAGATATTACCGAAGCAACCGGCCTTACCAAAGGCAGCATCTACGGAAATTTTGAAAACAAAGACGAAGTATCTCTTGAAGTTTACAAATACAACTCGGGGGTTCTCAAAAAAAGCTTAATGAGATCATTTAGTGAAGAATTTCCGACAATGTATGATAAACTATATGCTTTTGTAGCGTTTTACCGCAAAAACTGGCAACTGGTTTTTCTACATGGCGGTTGCCCACTGATGAATGCAGCAACAGAATCTGATGACACTTTTCCAGCATTAAACAGTCAGGTGAAAATATCTTTTCAAGACTGGACAGAAACTATTTCTAAGATTATTAAAGCAGGAAAGCTCAATAATGAGTTTAATCAAGAAATAGATCCGGAGCAGTATGCTTCCCTTTTTATTATCCTTATTGAAGGTGGAATTTTGCTTTCAAAAACAACCGGAGATGAGAAGCATCTAAATCTTGCTTTAGATAGGATTCAGATACTCATAGACAAAGAAATTAAAAAAAATCCTTTATAAATAAATGGTATGGATAAACTGCAGGCATTAAAATCATTTGTCGGAAAAGAATTTACCGCATCTCCTTCTCCATTTATGAGATGGCTGAATCCGGTTGTCGTTTCAGCTGAAGAAGGTCAAATTGAATTTCAGTATACCGTAAGAGAAGAATGGCTAAACCCAATGGGAAATATGCACGGCGGTGTAACAGCTGCAATTATGGATGATATTATCGGGGCAACCATGTTTTCTTTAAACGAAAAAAACTTTATTGTAACCGTCAATAACAGCATTGATTATTTTTCAACAGCAAAAGAAAATGATATTATTGTAGCCGAAACAAAAATCATTAAAAGAGGAAAACAGTTTGTGAACGCACAATGTGAAATTTGGAATGCAGATAAAACGCGTCTTATCGCGAGAGGAACCTCAAATTTATTTAAAATTAATAACTAAATAAAATCATCATTACTGAATATTTTAAAATAGTTGATAGTTGATAGTTGATAGTTTTTAGTTGTTCGTTGATGGACCAGAAATCCATGTATAAAAAATTACTATTAAATATTATCAAGAACTTAAAAGCAGTAAAAGCAATGATTTTAAACGACTTAAAAAATATATACAGCCATCTATGAAAAGAGTTGTCATTACAGGATTGGGCGCGGTAACGCCTTTAGGGAATAATGTTGAAGAATTCTGGCAAAACAGCATCAATGGAGTGAGTGGAGCCAATAAAATTACTCATTTCGATACCGAAAAATTTAAAGTACACTTTGCATGTGAAGTAAAAAACTTTGATCCTAAAGTATATTTAAACCATACCGAAATAAAAAGAAGCGACCTGTTTTCACAATACGCCATGTATTCATCTGCTGAAGCAATAAAAGATTCAGGACTTGAGTTTGAAAAAATGGATCCGTTTGACACCGGAGTAATCTGGGGAACCGGACAAGGAGGAATGTGGACTTTCGAAAGCGAAGTCATGAATTTCGCAGACGGAGACGGAACACCAAGATTTAATCCGTTTTTTGTTCCTAAGTTTATTGCCAATATGGCTTCAGGAATGATTTCTATGAAATTTGGTCTTCAGGGAATTAATTATACAACGATTTCTGCCTGCGCAACAGGAAATACCGCAATAATGGACGCTTTTAACTACATCCGTTTAGGAAAAGCAAAAGTAATTATCAGTGGTGGTTCTGAAGCAGCAATTACTCCCGCTTCAGTGGGTGGTTTTTCTGTAATGAAAGCAATGTCAACAAGAAACGATGATTTTGCTACAGCCAGTCGACCTTATGATGAAGCCCGAGACGGTTTTGTAATGGGAGAAGGAGCCGGAGCTTTGGTTTTGGAAGAATATGAACATGCAAAAGCAAGAGGCGCAAAAATCTACGCAGAATTAGCAGGAGCAGCAATGACAGCCGATGCTTATCATATGACCGCACCTCATCCTGATGGAGTTGGTGCTATAAAAGCAATGCAATTGGCATTAAAAGAAGCTGGAGCAAATACTGAAGATATTGATTACCTAAATCCTCATGCCACTTCTACTCCACTTGGAGATTTGGTTGAGCTAAAAGGAATCAGCAAATTATTTAAAGGAAGTAAAAACCTTGATCTGAGCGCCACAAAATCAATGACTGGTCATTTGTTGGGAGCCGCAGGAGCTGCAGAAGCTATTCTTTCGATTAAAGCTATTGAAAAAGGAATTATTCCACCAACAATTAACCTTCACAAGATTGATGACAACATTCCGAAAGATGTAAATATTATTTTTGGGGAAGCAAAAGAAAAAGATATTCAGTTTGCATTAAGTAACGCCTTTGGTTTTGGAGGACATAATGCAACTTTAGTATTTAAGAAGTTCTCTTAAATAAATTTCTCGCAGATTAAGCTAATTTAGCAGATAATTGTTTATAAAAAATCTGCGTCATCTGTAAAATCTGCTAGAGAAAAAATTATTGAAATTCAAAATTTAATCGATTCTCACCTTGTAAGAATGACATTACATTGGAAAAATTAGAATCAATTTAATGCAAATAAAAAGCAGTCAAATTTTTGACTGCTTTTTGTTTTATGCTTCTTTCAACCATTCTGAAGATGAAAGATAATTCTGATCGGGATAATAAATAAAAAGAGCATTTTTACCTTTTATTGTATTGATAATTGGCTCTGTCAACGCTCTCGGAATTGCAGGACAACCCCAGCTTCTTCCGATTCTTTTGTGTGCTGCAGCAAATTCCTCACTTACATAATCGGCTCCGTGCATCACAACAGCTCTTTTGTATGCTGCATCATTAAAGCCTTTATCCATACCTAAAAGTTTCAGTGAATATCCATTATCTCCATTGTAGGTAGATTCTGTTATGTAAAATCCCATACTACTTTGAAGTGAGCTTTCTATGTTAGAAAAATTGGTGGCAAATTCTTCCCCTGTGTTTTTTCCGTGAGCAACTAAAGAATTGAAAAGAACTTTTTTCTCGTCCATATCAATTACCCATAGTCTTTTGGTATTTGATGACATAGAAAAATCGCAAACCGTTAATAAGTGTGCGCTTTCATCTAATTTTCCAGCTTTTTTAAGATTATTAAAACCTAAAATAGCTTTAGAAAAAACATCAAAATTGAGTTTATGATCCGTTTCGAATAAGATAGAGTTGTAAAGTTCTTCAGAAGAACTCATTTCATTTGTACTTTTTTTAGATTTAATTTCAACTGCAGTTTCTATTTTTTTTGTGTTGGTATTTTCGTTCTTTACATTCTCTTTTTTTGGAGAAACATAAAAAGAAGTCGTTACCATGTACACAATGCCTAATAAGCTATAAAATCCTTTCATTAAATATTATGTTAAATTAAAATTCCGGGTACAAATTTATAAAATCATAATTATCAATGAGTTAAAATGAAAAAAGTTTAACTCTATTTAAGAAACTTTAACTCATAAAGATTATTCTTTAGAGTCTGGAACAAACTCTAAACTAATAGAATTCATGCAGTATCTAGTACCTGTTGGAGCCGGCCCGTCATTAAAAACATGACCTAAGTGCGAATCACAACGTTTGCAAACTACTTCAATTCTTTCCATTCCATGAGTTGAATCTCGGTTATAGCCTACTCCATTTTTATCAGCTTCAAAAAAACTTGGCCAACCGCAACTGCTCATAAATTTCTGATTAGAACGGAAAAGGTGATTTCCACAAACCGCACAATAATATTCTCCCAATTCGTCAAACTCATTGTATTTTCCGGTAAAAGGTCTTTCAGTTGCAGCCTCTCTTCCGATTGCATACAAATCAGGAGAAAGGATTTTGAACCATTCATCGTTAGAAACATTCAGTTTCGTTGTATCTGTTCTTGAATAATATGGATTGTTTTTTGCTTCGTTTTGCATAGAATTTATTTTAAATATTAGAAATTAATGTAAAATAGAACCACAAAGGTCACAAAAGCCTTTTCTCTTATTAAAGTTTTAATTCTTGGAAATGAATTGTAAAACTGATGTTTACTCTTCTTAAATTCTTTTTAGATTTTTGTGGTAAAAGAATTACAATCAAATTTAGTAAATTTGAGAATATGAATGACGAAGATAAACGAAAACAGCTCAGAAAATATAAAGCTTTTGCCACAGGACTTTTTGTTTTGATGGCAATTATCTTTATTGTGACTACAATTTTGCAAAAAGCTCACGACTCTCATTGGATTGGCTATGTTCGTGCATTTTCTGAAGCAGCCATGGTTGGTGCTTTAGCAGACTGGTTTGCGGTGACCGCACTTTTCCGCCATCCTTTGGGTCTTCCGATTCCACATACGAATTTGATTGAAAATAGTAAGGAAAAGCTTGGCGATAATCTCGGAAGTTTTGTGGTTTCTAATTTTCTTTCGCCAAAAACAATTCGTCCTTATATTCAGAAAATTAAAATTTCAAATTTTGTCGGCGAATGGCTCAACAAAGAAAGAAACCAGGAAGCTTTAATTAAAAATATCTCAGACATTGTTTTGGATATTCTCAACAAGCTGGATGATTCTGAAGTAAGTCATTTTATCAGTAAAAAAGTGAGCGAAATGACCGATGATATTCAGCTTAATAAGATTTTAGGAAATGGAATTATCTATCTTTTAGACAAAAATGATCACGAGAAAATCGTCACCAATCTTTCAAAACAAATTAAAGAATACCTTATTGAAAATGACGGAATGATTCAGGAAAGGGTAAAAAAAGGAAGTTATTCTTTTATTCCGTCGTTTGTTGACAATAAAATTGCCGAAAAAATTGCAAGCGGACTTTCAGATTTCTTCAGAGAAGTGGAAGAAAATCCTTATCATGAAATTCGAGATTTAATTACAAGGAAAATCTACGAATTTTCTAATGATCTAAAAGAAAACCCGAAATGGAATGATGAATTTAAAACCATCAAAAATGATTTTCTTAAAAATGACAAACTGGAGGAATACTCAAATGACATCTGGATTTCTATTAAAAAAACATTGAGCACCGAATTGCAGGAAGAAGAATCTTCATTAAAAAAATACATTACAAAAAACCTCAACGAATTTTCTCAAAATTTGAAAACTGATGAAAAACTTCAGAATAAAATCGACCATTGGGTAAGGGTAACTGCCTACAAATATATTCTGAAAAACACCCATCAAGCCGGAAACCTCATCAGCTCAACCGTCGGAAACTGGCAAGGAAAAGAACTCAGCGAAAAACTCGAACTGGAAGTTGGAAAAGACCTGCAATTCATCCGTGTGAACGGAACTTTAGTTGGTGGATTAGTAGGATTGATTATTTATACGATTTCACATTTTTTTCTTTAAAATGTAAATTTTCTTCTCGCAGATTCTTTATAACAAAAAAGCAAAACCTCAACAGTTTTGCTTTTCATATTTTTTAAGATTCAAATTATCTCGAAATTCTACTTGCTCTCGTTAAAAGTTCCTGATTAATATCGTTGATTAATTGTGGTCCTTCATAGATAAATCCGGTGTACAGCTGAACCAATGTCGCTCCCGCATCCAGTTTCTCGATGGCATCTTTTGCAGAATGAATTCCACCAACTCCAATAATTGGGAATGCACGATTGCTTTTGTCTGAAAGATATTTGATCATTTTTGTACTTCTTTCACGAATCGGTTTTCCACTTAAACCTCCGTTTCCGATTGCTGCTAAAACTTCAGGCGAAGTTTTCAAACCTTCTCTGTTCACTGATGTGTTAGAAACAACAATTCCATCGATTTTTGTTTCTGCAATCAATTCTATAATTTCATCAAGCTGTTGATCATTTAAATCCGGAGCAATTTTTAGAAGGATTGGTTTTGGATTTACTTTAGTTTGATTAATTCCTTTTACAGCGGTAATCAATTCTCTTAAATACTCTACATCTTCCAGTTTGGCGTGACTTCCAACGTTTGGACAGCTTACATTTAAAACAAAATAGTCTACATAAGGATGAAGTCCTTCGAAACAGTCTAAGTAATCCTGAGTATAATTTTCGGGCGTTGTATTGGTATTTTTTCCAATGTTTCCGCCGATGATGATTTTTCCTTTGTTGGATTTTAGTTTTTCAATGGCAGTTTCCAAACCATCGTTGTTGAAACCCATTCTGTTGATAATTCCGCCATCTTCTATTAAACGAAATAATCTTTTTTTAGGATTTCCGGCCTGTGCTTTTGGCGTTACCGTTCCTATTTCTACAAATCCGAATCCTAAATCTCCCAATTCATTAAATAAAACAGCATTTTTATCAAAACCCGCCGCCAATCCAACAGGATTTTTAAATTTAAGTCCGAAAACTTCTCTTTCAAGACGTTTGTCAACAATAGGTTTTGGAAGAAATAATTTTGTTAAGAATCCAAAGTTTTTGAGCATCGAAAAGGTAAAGTGATGCACTTCTTCAGGATCAAATTTGAAAAGAATCGGGCGAATGAGCGATTTGTACATTGAAAAAAAGTTTTACAAAAATACTCATTTTAAAATTAATGGTTTGTTGATCTGTGATAATTAAGCACAAATTTCACAAATCTGCTTTATCTGTAAATCTGTGAGAGGTTTTTAACGCAAAGATTGATTGAATAAGCCTCATGCTTTTAGAGGCAAAGGCAAATAAATTTGCTGCGCGAAGCTTAAACTTTAGCTTCAGCAATCAACTTGTTGATTCCTCTTTGCTCCTTAAAGTTTTTGCAGTATATAAAAGAAATCTTTGCGTTTAAATAAATTCACTAAACACTCAACTATATGAACTCAAATCAAAATTTAAAATATCTCCTACCCTTTTAAACTCTTCGTTTACCTTTGCATTTAATGTAATTTTCTCATTAGCAATGGGATGATTAAAAACCAATTGATGAGCATGAAGCATCAATTTATTCATATTAAAGGTTTCCAGCCACAGCTTATTTTGTTTATTGCAGCCATGAGGTCTGCATCCCAAAATAGGATGTAAAATATGTTTAAAGTGCTTTCTCAATTGATGAAACCTTCCTGTTTCTGGGATTGCTTCAACCAAACAATATCTCGAGGTCTGATGCTTTCCGAATACTAGATCTATCTCTGAAGTCTGTAAACGATGATAATAGGTAATCGCATTTTGCTGAATTTCGTCTTCATTAACTAAATCATAATCGATGGTTTCTTCTTCTGGCGCCCATCCTCTAAGAATTGCCAAGTATTTTTTTTCAACTTCGCGTGCGGCAAATTGGTCATTCATTATTCTCAACGTCTCTTTATCTAAAGTAAACAGCAAAACGCCCGATGTTTTTCGGTCTAAACGATGCACCGGATAAACGTATTGTCCGATTTGATCTCTTAATTCCTGAATAGCATACGTGTCTGCCTGTCCCGAATAATATGATTTATGAACCAATAATCCGCTGGGTTTGTTGATGGCAATAAGATGTTCGTCTCGATAAAGAATTTCTAACATGAGGCAAAAGTAGGAAAACTATACTGTAAGACCTTAATTATTGTTCGCGCTTAAAAGTATAGTGAAATATATAGGTTCCCATGTATTCTCTGCTTTCTACACTTAACAATTCCCAACCTTCAGTACCGTATTGGTTTAATGTTTTATCCATTTCATTCGGATCGTATTCTACAGTCCAAAAACTAACTTTAGGTTTTACCACCACTGTTTTATATTCAAATCTTTTTTTCATAACATATATTTCATACAATATATAATAAATTTTAAAAATCATTCTTCTTAATTGTACGTATGAATTAATTTTAAAAATTGTTGTTATATAAACCTAACGGATTTTTGAAACCCGTTAGGTTTGGAAGTTTGCAAATGTAAAATTGAGGTTTTCGTTTGAACTGTTTCTAAACCTCATAGGTTTTTGAAACCTATGAGGTTTGTTTATATTAAAAGTACTTTTTTCAATAGCCGCGATGGAAACGGCATCCTTTTTTGTGGCGGACGCAGCGAAGTGGAGACCGCTACAAAAAAGATACAGTGAACAGCGGGAAACAGCTCCTAAAAATCAGCATCATAAAAACTTCCATCTTCCCGATACCAACTTCCTACATTTTCACTATTTTTGCAGTCAAGACGAAAAATTTATGGCAAAGCAAGAAGATGTTTTCAAGAAAGTGATTTCTCACGCTAAAGAATATGGGTTTATTTTCCCTTCGAGTGAGATTTATGACGGTTTATCTGCAGTTTATGACTATGGACAAAACGGTGCAGAACTGAAAAACAATATCAAACAATACTGGTGGAAAGCGATGGTACAGCTTAACGAAAATATTGTAGGTATTGATTCGGCGATTTTGATGCACCCAACTACTTGGAAAGCTTCGGGCCACGTTGATGCATTCAACGATCCATTGATTGACAATAAAGATTCTAAAAAACGTTTCAGAGCCGATGTTTTGGTGGAAGATTATTGTTTAAAAATTGAAGATAAGGAGAAAAAAGAAATTGAAAAAGCAGCAAAAAGATTTGGTGAGTCTTTCGATAAAGCACAGTTTGAAGCTACGAATCCTAAAATTTTAGAATACAGAGCCAAAAGAGAAGCTATTCTTTCAAGATTGGCAAAATCTTTAGAAAATGAAGACCTTGCTGATGTAAAATCTTTAATTGAAGAGTTAGAAATTGCTGATCCAGATACAGGTTCTAAAAACTGGACGGAAGTAAGACAATTCAACTTGATGTTTGGAACTAAATTAGGGGCTTCTGCAGATTCTGCGATGGATCTTTATTTGAGACCGGAAACTGCTCAGGGAATTTTCGTTAACTTTTTGAATGTACAGAAAACTTCTCGTCACAGACTTCCTTTTGGAATTGCTCAGATTGGAAAAGCTTTCAGAAATGAAATTGTTGCAAGACAGTTTATCTTCAGAATGCGTGAATTTGAACAAATGGAAATGCAGTTTTTTGTTGCTCCGGGAACAGAACTTGAATTCTACGAACAGTGGAAAACAAAACGTCTAAACTGGCATTTGGCTCTTGGTTTAGGAGATGACAACTACAGATTCCACGATCATGAGAAATTGGCGCATTATGCTAATGCTGCTGCAGATATTGAATTTAATTTCCCATTTGGTTTCAAAGAATTGGAAGGTATTCACTCGAGAACAGATTTCGATTTGAAAGCCCATGAGAAGCATTCAGGAAGAAAATTACAGTTCTTCGATCCTGAAAGAAACGAAAACTACGTTCCTTATGTAGTAGAAACTTCTGTTGGATTGGATAGATTATTCCTTTCTATTTTCTCAAACAGTCTAAAAGATGAAGTTTTGGAAGACGGTTCAGAAAGAACAGTTTTATCTTTACCTCCGGCTTTAGCTCCAATTAAAGCAGCGATTTTACCATTAATGAAAAAAGATGGTTTAGCGGAATATGCTGAGAATATCTTTAATGACTTGAAATACGATTTCAACTTATTCTACGAAGAAAAAGATGCTATCGGAAAGCGTTACAGAAGACAGGATGCGATTGGAACACCTTACTGTATTACGATCGATCACGATTCTTTAACAGATCACACCGTGACAATAAGAGACAGAGACACGATGAAGCAGGAAAGAGTTCCGGTTTCTGAGTTGAGACGAATTATCGATGAGAAAACGAACTTCAGAAATTTACTTTCTAAAATATAAATGTAAGGCCTTGAGAAATCAAGGCTTCATTTTTTTATTCAACTTATCCCCGAAATCATTATTTTTGAAATCAATTTTTTACCATGAAAAAAATAACACTATTGATGTTTGGTCTGGTTCAGACATTCGCATATTCTCAAACTCAGGATTTAACAGCATTAGCTTCGGGAGAACACACCGGGATGAACGCTTTATTTGATGATAAAGATAATCTCTACGGCTATGTATCTATCTATTCTTATGGAAAATCAGGAGAAAAAACGAAAAAGTTTGAATACGTTATTTTAGATAAAAACCTAAACCCTGTTGCCAATAAAGAATTTGAAGGAGATATTACCGCAGCATCTTATGTTGGATATGTAGATTCTAAAGGGCAGATTATTTTAAAACCCTCAGGAATAGATTATACGTTGGTGAAAAACAAAGATTTGTTCACTCCCGTTTCAATGGTAATAGATCCAACAGCAAATACCATTACCCGAAAAATATATTACGATTATCAGGAAAACGGAACTTTCAAAGAACTTAATGAACCTAAAAACTGGAAGGAACAACGCAAAGAAAACCGTGAAGAGAAAAAAGAAAAAGGCTACAATTATATCTCGGCGGTCGGCGAACTTAAACAAGGTGGATATTTTGCTATAGAATATAAAGATTTTGGAAAATACATCAGCAATAATAGCCTGATGAAATTTACTCCGGAGAAAAAAGAAGTCTGGAAATACAGCTACAATACCAACGGAGACAAAAAGAACTATTCTGCTCTTACCGTGCTGGAAAAAGATGAAAAATATATGTACTGTATCATGAAAAAGGTAAGTGATGATAAAAAGACTTTTAACCTTCTCGTAATCGATATGCAGACAGGGAAAGAAGTATCAAACAAGCCCGTAACCGGATTTTCGGATGAGACCATCGACAATATAGATACTTTCTACGCAGGATACAGAAAACTTGACAATGACAAAACTTTTGATGATAAAATGGTTATTGTAGGCAAAACTTTTTCGCCGTCTTTTGATCAATTAGGATTTTCAAGGTTGATTGTGAATAAATCCGACTTTAGTACAAGTGCAAAGTCTATTCACTTCAAACAGGACCTTACCACTTATCTTCCAAAAATAAATGCCAACGGATATGTAGAAAACGGCTATATGCTTCACTCCAGAGATATGTATTTTATGAGTGACGGAAGTGTGGGGATTTTAACGGAAAAATACAAACCAATGTCTGAATATAATGCTCCAAAAACTACAGATCTGGTTTATATTTATACTGATAAAGATTTCAAAGTTAAAGATGTGAAGGTATTTGAAAAGGAAAAAACAAAATGGTTCAACAGCGATTATCTTTTTTCTCAATATCTGAATGACGGAAAAGATGTTGTTTTCTTTTACCGTGATTATCAGAAAGATCAGGTAACGAAAGAAAAAAAATGGAATCTTTTTATTAATACCATTATCGACGGCAAATTTAAACAGGAAATTGTTCCTATTTCGGAAAAAGACAATTACAGCGTGACACCTTATGTGGCAAAAGAAGGGTACATTTTACTACGCGAGTACAACGAAAAAGAAAAGTTTAATAAGATTCGTCTGGAAAGATTGAATTATTAATTTAAGAAATTAAAGCATAAAAAAACCTAACAGATTTTAATTATTTGTTAGGTTTTATTTTTTTAGCCAATAGGAAATTCGAAAAATTCTACGATTCTTTCTGATAAAAATCTGCAATATTTTTTATCTCCTCTAAACTCAGATTCCACATAAAATTTAGAAATTGCTGATAGCTTTCGCTTTGATTTTTCGGGTCTACCCTATCTAAATATCTATTCAGATTATAATTTTTACGGGCTTCATAGATTTTCGAGAAACACTTTCCGAGCCAGTTTTTATAATATTTTTCTTCTTCCCCATCCTGCAAAAACTGCAGACTTGCATAAATTCCTATTCCATAATCCTCAGCATGATAAAAATTGGGTAATGTTTCCATTCTTGCCGTTTTCTCAAGAACGGCGTAAGATTCTGTTGCTTTTTCGTCAGCAACTTCTGTTTTCAGTTCAGGAAAAAGTTTCTTCAGATGATCAATCCTCAATGTGATTTCCGGATGAGACTTCAACGAATCTTTG is drawn from Chryseobacterium muglaense and contains these coding sequences:
- a CDS encoding TetR/AcrR family transcriptional regulator, giving the protein MSKAEKTKQFIIEKTATLFNTKGYTATSLSDITEATGLTKGSIYGNFENKDEVSLEVYKYNSGVLKKSLMRSFSEEFPTMYDKLYAFVAFYRKNWQLVFLHGGCPLMNAATESDDTFPALNSQVKISFQDWTETISKIIKAGKLNNEFNQEIDPEQYASLFIILIEGGILLSKTTGDEKHLNLALDRIQILIDKEIKKNPL
- a CDS encoding PaaI family thioesterase, translated to MDKLQALKSFVGKEFTASPSPFMRWLNPVVVSAEEGQIEFQYTVREEWLNPMGNMHGGVTAAIMDDIIGATMFSLNEKNFIVTVNNSIDYFSTAKENDIIVAETKIIKRGKQFVNAQCEIWNADKTRLIARGTSNLFKINN
- the fabF gene encoding beta-ketoacyl-ACP synthase II, whose product is MKRVVITGLGAVTPLGNNVEEFWQNSINGVSGANKITHFDTEKFKVHFACEVKNFDPKVYLNHTEIKRSDLFSQYAMYSSAEAIKDSGLEFEKMDPFDTGVIWGTGQGGMWTFESEVMNFADGDGTPRFNPFFVPKFIANMASGMISMKFGLQGINYTTISACATGNTAIMDAFNYIRLGKAKVIISGGSEAAITPASVGGFSVMKAMSTRNDDFATASRPYDEARDGFVMGEGAGALVLEEYEHAKARGAKIYAELAGAAMTADAYHMTAPHPDGVGAIKAMQLALKEAGANTEDIDYLNPHATSTPLGDLVELKGISKLFKGSKNLDLSATKSMTGHLLGAAGAAEAILSIKAIEKGIIPPTINLHKIDDNIPKDVNIIFGEAKEKDIQFALSNAFGFGGHNATLVFKKFS
- a CDS encoding murein L,D-transpeptidase catalytic domain family protein, whose protein sequence is MKGFYSLLGIVYMVTTSFYVSPKKENVKNENTNTKKIETAVEIKSKKSTNEMSSSEELYNSILFETDHKLNFDVFSKAILGFNNLKKAGKLDESAHLLTVCDFSMSSNTKRLWVIDMDEKKVLFNSLVAHGKNTGEEFATNFSNIESSLQSSMGFYITESTYNGDNGYSLKLLGMDKGFNDAAYKRAVVMHGADYVSEEFAAAHKRIGRSWGCPAIPRALTEPIINTIKGKNALFIYYPDQNYLSSSEWLKEA
- the msrB gene encoding peptide-methionine (R)-S-oxide reductase MsrB; the encoded protein is MQNEAKNNPYYSRTDTTKLNVSNDEWFKILSPDLYAIGREAATERPFTGKYNEFDELGEYYCAVCGNHLFRSNQKFMSSCGWPSFFEADKNGVGYNRDSTHGMERIEVVCKRCDSHLGHVFNDGPAPTGTRYCMNSISLEFVPDSKE
- a CDS encoding DUF445 domain-containing protein; translation: MNDEDKRKQLRKYKAFATGLFVLMAIIFIVTTILQKAHDSHWIGYVRAFSEAAMVGALADWFAVTALFRHPLGLPIPHTNLIENSKEKLGDNLGSFVVSNFLSPKTIRPYIQKIKISNFVGEWLNKERNQEALIKNISDIVLDILNKLDDSEVSHFISKKVSEMTDDIQLNKILGNGIIYLLDKNDHEKIVTNLSKQIKEYLIENDGMIQERVKKGSYSFIPSFVDNKIAEKIASGLSDFFREVEENPYHEIRDLITRKIYEFSNDLKENPKWNDEFKTIKNDFLKNDKLEEYSNDIWISIKKTLSTELQEEESSLKKYITKNLNEFSQNLKTDEKLQNKIDHWVRVTAYKYILKNTHQAGNLISSTVGNWQGKELSEKLELEVGKDLQFIRVNGTLVGGLVGLIIYTISHFFL
- a CDS encoding quinone-dependent dihydroorotate dehydrogenase; the encoded protein is MYKSLIRPILFKFDPEEVHHFTFSMLKNFGFLTKLFLPKPIVDKRLEREVFGLKFKNPVGLAAGFDKNAVLFNELGDLGFGFVEIGTVTPKAQAGNPKKRLFRLIEDGGIINRMGFNNDGLETAIEKLKSNKGKIIIGGNIGKNTNTTPENYTQDYLDCFEGLHPYVDYFVLNVSCPNVGSHAKLEDVEYLRELITAVKGINQTKVNPKPILLKIAPDLNDQQLDEIIELIAETKIDGIVVSNTSVNREGLKTSPEVLAAIGNGGLSGKPIRERSTKMIKYLSDKSNRAFPIIGVGGIHSAKDAIEKLDAGATLVQLYTGFIYEGPQLINDINQELLTRASRISR
- a CDS encoding pseudouridine synthase; this translates as MLEILYRDEHLIAINKPSGLLVHKSYYSGQADTYAIQELRDQIGQYVYPVHRLDRKTSGVLLFTLDKETLRIMNDQFAAREVEKKYLAILRGWAPEEETIDYDLVNEDEIQQNAITYYHRLQTSEIDLVFGKHQTSRYCLVEAIPETGRFHQLRKHFKHILHPILGCRPHGCNKQNKLWLETFNMNKLMLHAHQLVFNHPIANEKITLNAKVNEEFKRVGDILNFDLSSYS
- a CDS encoding DUF4177 domain-containing protein; translation: MKKRFEYKTVVVKPKVSFWTVEYDPNEMDKTLNQYGTEGWELLSVESREYMGTYIFHYTFKREQ
- a CDS encoding glycine--tRNA ligase, yielding MAKQEDVFKKVISHAKEYGFIFPSSEIYDGLSAVYDYGQNGAELKNNIKQYWWKAMVQLNENIVGIDSAILMHPTTWKASGHVDAFNDPLIDNKDSKKRFRADVLVEDYCLKIEDKEKKEIEKAAKRFGESFDKAQFEATNPKILEYRAKREAILSRLAKSLENEDLADVKSLIEELEIADPDTGSKNWTEVRQFNLMFGTKLGASADSAMDLYLRPETAQGIFVNFLNVQKTSRHRLPFGIAQIGKAFRNEIVARQFIFRMREFEQMEMQFFVAPGTELEFYEQWKTKRLNWHLALGLGDDNYRFHDHEKLAHYANAAADIEFNFPFGFKELEGIHSRTDFDLKAHEKHSGRKLQFFDPERNENYVPYVVETSVGLDRLFLSIFSNSLKDEVLEDGSERTVLSLPPALAPIKAAILPLMKKDGLAEYAENIFNDLKYDFNLFYEEKDAIGKRYRRQDAIGTPYCITIDHDSLTDHTVTIRDRDTMKQERVPVSELRRIIDEKTNFRNLLSKI